The proteins below are encoded in one region of Helianthus annuus cultivar XRQ/B chromosome 2, HanXRQr2.0-SUNRISE, whole genome shotgun sequence:
- the LOC110885720 gene encoding uncharacterized protein LOC110885720, with protein sequence MNVLSLNVQGAGREDKAGWIRKLVRDNKVSCLCIQETHVAGLNEDTIRKFCPFDEMNMVTVDAQGRSGGLVVIWDPQVFEMTENIKSEHFVMLSRYIEGVEEKLNVFNIYAPNDMQKKRTVWRDLYYLKHQLEGLVLMAGDFNEVRIEEDRLHSKFDANSAMIFNMFIAEAGLLEYQMTGSRFTFMTEIGSSMSKIDRVLVCDAFMNK encoded by the coding sequence ATGAATGTGTTATCATTAAATGTTCAAGGGGCGGGGAGGGAGGATAAGGCAGGGTGGATAAGGAAATTAGTAAGGGATAATAAAGTTAGCTGTCTATGTATACAAGAAACACATGTAGCGGGTTTAAATGAGGATACAATCAGAAAGTTCTGTCCTTTTGACGAAATGAATATGGTAACAGTAGATGCACAGGGGAGATCAGGGGGATTAGTAGTGATTTGGGACCCTCAGGTTTTTGAAATGACAGAAAACATAAAGAGCGAGCATTTTGTGATGTTATCTAGGTATATAGAAGGGGTGGAGGAGAAGTTGAATGTGTTCAATATATATGCACCAAATGATATGCAGAAAAAGAGAACAGTTTGGAGGGATTTGTATTATCTTAAACACCAACTAGAAGGTCTCGTTTTAATGGCCGGTGACTTCAACGAAGTTAGAATTGAGGAAGATAGATTGCACTCGAAGTTTGATGCAAATAGCGCAATGATTTTCAATATGTTTATAGCGGAAGCTGGATTACTGGAATATCAAATGACTGGTTCAAGGTTCACTTTTATGACGGAGATTGGTTCAAGTATGAGTAAGATAGACCGTGTACTGGTGTGTGATGCGTTTATGAACAAATGA